A region of Bombus huntii isolate Logan2020A chromosome 15, iyBomHunt1.1, whole genome shotgun sequence DNA encodes the following proteins:
- the LOC126874035 gene encoding uncharacterized protein LOC126874035 isoform X1, translating into MLAKVIDDEERQSCQLHEQEMTSAVRSLSSDSIKTSQERKRVSPEAKYVEIHPCNNATGGRMISKRSKSQEKPSCLDGKRNSTGETITKEKREKRVKYVPCPSFRPKKNDSRDQEIDELLYYKPSRDVESQEIEYLPAIPNTTMDTRFNRDFPLTKENDNSYELPFLKCPLCGWEDAKHEQFNCNKNERRNYISCSEYNKNLSDGYSPCAGCDSVTRDNLPFRSMGITDLSEYLKKYVNNSEDLEFLQTLSRHASFASLITRHPSVVTLITGLSARASITSAVKPIQITKKSAHTEVEQSEDPKRILKNNIPASISVQTQVLQVDPVVTGKLQLGTIEASTQLVLPDLDKHSKPIEFVPKDVSRDTKKEQGTESEPLAIETRFSIGRKKREIGINAMDSFDKAVQNTVCISIQTTDDIDQKGKEQDKYYKTDTIEMKEVAINVVDQASKGIQSSICVSRGNLAYRMSFEKMVEFGTTMSLHQVRSVGCVTAEKIKEFKSNFVQCVSKEKFPLARSKSDDSMKRCAHQDTELKHFVGKGPQEFEDSCTTDTCPLNILHLSRDPTMLSVLQQLLQKILFIHEQKMQDKYKYRLKENCFIDMDKMVTAIKEYIMMLEPSVIRDDVKEFHEKVDKKSSLTEVRRRPSLKEIGTFTMCNDKLTMTEEDIFELILQSTFTKMDKRQGTMEDNILLLEKMKRKYPMIDKEVCTHLNCKDVGISGSLMQLCNRDIEVQGDARLFKDSVCVAKYEDITERISVGTQKRDPILVRVIKCNESQAVVRSDKETLTMKKDVHFEKKCISKRVETCGRPTCIPSTVCKITNEANLKSTLRKECENEMIDSYDICDINCKGKISYDWTDVTNDILSNVTNSKIPICMRPLQKYTYARSK; encoded by the exons ATGTTGGCGAAGGTGATTGATGATGAAGAAAGGCAGAGCTGTCAACTTCATGAACAAGAAATGACTTCTGCTGTTAGATCCTTGAGCAGTGATAGCATAAAAACTTCAcaggagagaaaaagagtGAGCCCAGAAGCAAAATATGTGGAAATTCACCCATGTAATAACGCCACCGGCGGTCGGATGATTTCAAAGAGGAGCAAATCGCAGGAAAAACCATCTTGTCTGGATGGGAAACGTAATTCAACGGGGGAGACgataacaaaagaaaaaagggagaaaagagTAAAATATGTTCCTTGTCCATCCTTTAGACCAAAGAAAAATGATTCGAGGGATCAAGAAATAGATGAACTTTTGTACTACAAACCCTCCAGAGATGTAGAATCTCAAGAGATAG AATATCTTCCAGCTATTCCAAATACTACCATGGATACCAGATTTAACCGTGATTTTCCTTTAACAAAAGAAAACGATAATAGTTATGAATTACCATTTTTAAAATGTCCACTGTGTGGTTGGGAAGATGCGAAACATGAGCAATTTAATTGTAACAAAAACGAGagaagaaattatatttcttgttCGGAATACAATAAAAATCTTTCTGATGGATATAGTCCGTGTGCCGGATGTGACAGCGTCACGCGTGATA ATTTACCTTTCCGATCTATGGGAATTACTGATCtatcagaatatttaaaaaagtatgTGAACAACTCCGAGGATTTGGAATTTCTACAGACATTATCAAGACATGCATCTTTTGCATCTTTGATAACAAGACATCCATCTGTTGTAACTTTAATAACAGGACTCTCTGCAAGGGCATCAATTACTTCCGCCGTGAAACCTATTCAAATTACGAAAAAATCTGCTCATACAGAAGTAGAACAAAGCGAAGATCCAAAAaggattttaaaaaataatattccagCATCCATATCGGTTCAAACGCAAGTGCTACAGGTCGACCCTGTAGTAACAGGTAAATTACAGTTGGGTACCATAGAAGCTTCTACCCAACTAGTTCTGCCAGATCTGGATAAACATTCAAAACCAATTGAATTCGTACCAAAAGATGTTTCTCGAGATACGAAGAAGGAACAAGGTACAGAATCAGAACCACTTGCAATTGAAACGCGATTTTCTATTGGTAGGAAAAAACGTGAAATAGGTATCAACGCAATGGATTCTTTTGACAAAGCAGTGCAAAATACAGTTTGTATATCAATTCAAACTACAGATGATATTGACCAAAAAGGAAAAGAGcaagataaatattataagacTGATACGATAGAGATGAAGGAAGTAGCAATAAATGTGGTAGATCAAGCTTCGAAAGGAATACAGAGTAGCATCTGTGTATCACGAGGAAATTTAGCCTACCGTATGTCTTTTGAAAAGATGGTAGAATTTGGTACTACCATGTCCTTGCATCAAGTGCGTAGCGTCGGCTGCGTGACGGCGGAAAAGATCAAAGAATTCAAATCGAATTTCGTACAATGCGTttctaaagaaaaatttccttTGGCTCGATCCAAGTCTGATGATTCTATGAAACGTTGTGCTCATCAAGATACGGAATTGAAACATTTTGTGGGAAAAGGAC CACAAGAATTTGAGGATTCGTGTACAACAGATACGTGTCCATTGAATATACTACATCTCAGTAGAGATCCCACCATGCTCTCAGTTTTACAACAACTTTTgcagaaaatattatttatacacgAACAAAAAATGCAAG acaaatataaatatcgcctaaaagaaaattgttttatcgaCATGGACAAAATGGTGACAGCAatcaaagaatatataatgatGCTAGAGCCAAGTGTTATCAGAGATGATGTGAAAGAATTTCATGAAAAGGTTGATAAAAAGTCATCTTTGACAGAAGTTCGAAGACGACCAAGTTTGAAGGAAATTGGCACGTTTACCATGTGTAATGATAAATTAACCATGACTGAAGAAGATATTTTCGAATTAATATTGCAATCCACATTCACGAAAATGGATAAAAGACAAGGAACCATGGAAGACAATATATTGCTAttagagaaaatgaaaagaaaatatccaATGATAGACAAAGAAGTTTGTACTCATTTGAATTGTAAAGATGTTGGTATCAGTGGATCGTTGATGCAGCTGTGCAATCGCGACATAGAAGTTCAAGGTGATGCTCGATTGTTCAAGGACTCTGTATGTGTCGCAAAGTATGAAGATATAACAGAAAGAATAAGCGTGGGTACCCAGAAACGAGATCCGATACTGGTTCGAGTGATCAAGTGCAATGAAAGTCAGGCGGTAGTAAGGTCGGATAAAGAAACGTTAACTATGAAAAAGGACGTACATTTTGAAAAGAAATGTATAAGCAAACGTGTAGAAACATGCGGTCGACCGACTTGCATTCCGTCCACTGTttgtaaaataacaaacgaaGCCAATTTAAAATCTACTCTTCGTAAAGAGTGCGAAAATGAAATGATCGATAGTTATGATATATGCGATATAAATTGTAAAGGAAAAATATCTTATGACTGGACTGATGTAACAAATGATATACTTTCAAATGTTACTAATTCGAAAATTCCGATATGCATGAGACCActacaaaaatatacatacgCTAGGAGCAAATAA
- the LOC126874052 gene encoding uncharacterized protein LOC126874052 isoform X4 — MPIAWTDSLTLRLVIFYSKHECLRNPFHPDYKNKRCRYKAYKKIVDSMDVCCLTVYDCIKRITCVKAQYCYELSKISAAISCEKFYRPIANWFPIIHELFFPFIPTYNCTSDCCKICSDKTDTHESYDYEETQEQSTRPVPAEPRALSTDCGCPYETCYCDKSNIAKPRTRLNKAEKPPFFLMEEKGVTTSQTTARDCKYYLHQQKVSQIDVGSNIRSISTEHATQSEISYFKTACTACQETDISYTDCAPPVKDIKERRKTDEFDMFGKSIAFQLRNISFEIAVKLEKRIQDLIAQERLDHMKLKYLDCCTASSCSECAVLRKEMVCSCGLPIIMIKTDSSCDLDCKQRI, encoded by the exons ATGCCAATTGCATGGACCGATAGTCTAACGTTGAGATTAGTAATTTTTTACAGTAAACACGAATGTCTAAGAAATCCTTTTCATCCGGATTATAAGAACAAACGATGTCGTTACAAAGCTTACAAAAAAATTGTGGATTCTATGGATGTTTGTTGTTTAACAGTTTATGATTGTATCAAAAGGATTACCTGTGTAAAGGCCCAATACTGTTATGAGCTGTCTAAAATCAGTGCTGCAATTTCCTGTGAGAAGTTTTATAGACCAATAGCGAACTGGTTTCCAATAATCCATGAACTGTTTTTCCCATTTATACCAACTTACAATTGTACAAGTGATTGCTGCAAG ATATGCAGTGACAAAACAGACACACATGAAAGTTATGACTATGAAGAAACACAGGAGCAGTCGACACGCCCAGTCCCCGCGGAACCGAGAGCATTAAGCACAGACTGTGGTTGTCCATATGAAACTTGTTATTGTGACAAATCGAATATAGCTAAACCTCGTACTCGTCttaa CAAAGCAGAAAAACCACCTTTCTTCCTGATGGAAGAGAAGGGTGTAACTACTTCGCAAACCACAGCAAGAGATTGCAAATATTACTTGCACCAGCAAAAGGTATCTCAAATCGATGTGGGGAGTAATATCAGAAGTATCAGTACTGAGCACGCGACTCAAtctgaaatttcttatttcaaaACTGCATGTACAGCTTGTCAA GAGACAGACATTAGTTACACAGATTGTGCTCCACCAGTGAAAGACattaaagaaagaaggaaaactGACGAGTTTGACATGTTCGGCAAGAGTATTGCGTTTCAGTTGCGAAATATAAGTTTCG AAATTGCTGTTAAATTGGAGAAACGAATACAAGATCTAATTGCACAAGAACGTCTGGATCATATGAAACTGAAATATTTGGATTGCTGTACAGCTTCTAGTTGCAGCGAATGTGCAGTTTTGCGCAAGGAAATGGTTTGCAGCTGCGGCCTTCCGATAATCATGATCAAAACAGATTCTTCCTGCGATCTTGATTGCAAGCAACGAATATAA
- the LOC126874035 gene encoding uncharacterized protein LOC126874035 isoform X2: MLAKVIDDEERQSCQLHEQEMTSAVRSLSSDSIKTSQERKRVSPEAKYVEIHPCNNATGGRMISKRSKSQEKPSCLDGKRNSTGETITKEKREKRVKYVPCPSFRPKKNDSRDQEIDELLYYKPSRDVESQEIAIPNTTMDTRFNRDFPLTKENDNSYELPFLKCPLCGWEDAKHEQFNCNKNERRNYISCSEYNKNLSDGYSPCAGCDSVTRDNLPFRSMGITDLSEYLKKYVNNSEDLEFLQTLSRHASFASLITRHPSVVTLITGLSARASITSAVKPIQITKKSAHTEVEQSEDPKRILKNNIPASISVQTQVLQVDPVVTGKLQLGTIEASTQLVLPDLDKHSKPIEFVPKDVSRDTKKEQGTESEPLAIETRFSIGRKKREIGINAMDSFDKAVQNTVCISIQTTDDIDQKGKEQDKYYKTDTIEMKEVAINVVDQASKGIQSSICVSRGNLAYRMSFEKMVEFGTTMSLHQVRSVGCVTAEKIKEFKSNFVQCVSKEKFPLARSKSDDSMKRCAHQDTELKHFVGKGPQEFEDSCTTDTCPLNILHLSRDPTMLSVLQQLLQKILFIHEQKMQDKYKYRLKENCFIDMDKMVTAIKEYIMMLEPSVIRDDVKEFHEKVDKKSSLTEVRRRPSLKEIGTFTMCNDKLTMTEEDIFELILQSTFTKMDKRQGTMEDNILLLEKMKRKYPMIDKEVCTHLNCKDVGISGSLMQLCNRDIEVQGDARLFKDSVCVAKYEDITERISVGTQKRDPILVRVIKCNESQAVVRSDKETLTMKKDVHFEKKCISKRVETCGRPTCIPSTVCKITNEANLKSTLRKECENEMIDSYDICDINCKGKISYDWTDVTNDILSNVTNSKIPICMRPLQKYTYARSK; encoded by the exons ATGTTGGCGAAGGTGATTGATGATGAAGAAAGGCAGAGCTGTCAACTTCATGAACAAGAAATGACTTCTGCTGTTAGATCCTTGAGCAGTGATAGCATAAAAACTTCAcaggagagaaaaagagtGAGCCCAGAAGCAAAATATGTGGAAATTCACCCATGTAATAACGCCACCGGCGGTCGGATGATTTCAAAGAGGAGCAAATCGCAGGAAAAACCATCTTGTCTGGATGGGAAACGTAATTCAACGGGGGAGACgataacaaaagaaaaaagggagaaaagagTAAAATATGTTCCTTGTCCATCCTTTAGACCAAAGAAAAATGATTCGAGGGATCAAGAAATAGATGAACTTTTGTACTACAAACCCTCCAGAGATGTAGAATCTCAAGAGATAG CTATTCCAAATACTACCATGGATACCAGATTTAACCGTGATTTTCCTTTAACAAAAGAAAACGATAATAGTTATGAATTACCATTTTTAAAATGTCCACTGTGTGGTTGGGAAGATGCGAAACATGAGCAATTTAATTGTAACAAAAACGAGagaagaaattatatttcttgttCGGAATACAATAAAAATCTTTCTGATGGATATAGTCCGTGTGCCGGATGTGACAGCGTCACGCGTGATA ATTTACCTTTCCGATCTATGGGAATTACTGATCtatcagaatatttaaaaaagtatgTGAACAACTCCGAGGATTTGGAATTTCTACAGACATTATCAAGACATGCATCTTTTGCATCTTTGATAACAAGACATCCATCTGTTGTAACTTTAATAACAGGACTCTCTGCAAGGGCATCAATTACTTCCGCCGTGAAACCTATTCAAATTACGAAAAAATCTGCTCATACAGAAGTAGAACAAAGCGAAGATCCAAAAaggattttaaaaaataatattccagCATCCATATCGGTTCAAACGCAAGTGCTACAGGTCGACCCTGTAGTAACAGGTAAATTACAGTTGGGTACCATAGAAGCTTCTACCCAACTAGTTCTGCCAGATCTGGATAAACATTCAAAACCAATTGAATTCGTACCAAAAGATGTTTCTCGAGATACGAAGAAGGAACAAGGTACAGAATCAGAACCACTTGCAATTGAAACGCGATTTTCTATTGGTAGGAAAAAACGTGAAATAGGTATCAACGCAATGGATTCTTTTGACAAAGCAGTGCAAAATACAGTTTGTATATCAATTCAAACTACAGATGATATTGACCAAAAAGGAAAAGAGcaagataaatattataagacTGATACGATAGAGATGAAGGAAGTAGCAATAAATGTGGTAGATCAAGCTTCGAAAGGAATACAGAGTAGCATCTGTGTATCACGAGGAAATTTAGCCTACCGTATGTCTTTTGAAAAGATGGTAGAATTTGGTACTACCATGTCCTTGCATCAAGTGCGTAGCGTCGGCTGCGTGACGGCGGAAAAGATCAAAGAATTCAAATCGAATTTCGTACAATGCGTttctaaagaaaaatttccttTGGCTCGATCCAAGTCTGATGATTCTATGAAACGTTGTGCTCATCAAGATACGGAATTGAAACATTTTGTGGGAAAAGGAC CACAAGAATTTGAGGATTCGTGTACAACAGATACGTGTCCATTGAATATACTACATCTCAGTAGAGATCCCACCATGCTCTCAGTTTTACAACAACTTTTgcagaaaatattatttatacacgAACAAAAAATGCAAG acaaatataaatatcgcctaaaagaaaattgttttatcgaCATGGACAAAATGGTGACAGCAatcaaagaatatataatgatGCTAGAGCCAAGTGTTATCAGAGATGATGTGAAAGAATTTCATGAAAAGGTTGATAAAAAGTCATCTTTGACAGAAGTTCGAAGACGACCAAGTTTGAAGGAAATTGGCACGTTTACCATGTGTAATGATAAATTAACCATGACTGAAGAAGATATTTTCGAATTAATATTGCAATCCACATTCACGAAAATGGATAAAAGACAAGGAACCATGGAAGACAATATATTGCTAttagagaaaatgaaaagaaaatatccaATGATAGACAAAGAAGTTTGTACTCATTTGAATTGTAAAGATGTTGGTATCAGTGGATCGTTGATGCAGCTGTGCAATCGCGACATAGAAGTTCAAGGTGATGCTCGATTGTTCAAGGACTCTGTATGTGTCGCAAAGTATGAAGATATAACAGAAAGAATAAGCGTGGGTACCCAGAAACGAGATCCGATACTGGTTCGAGTGATCAAGTGCAATGAAAGTCAGGCGGTAGTAAGGTCGGATAAAGAAACGTTAACTATGAAAAAGGACGTACATTTTGAAAAGAAATGTATAAGCAAACGTGTAGAAACATGCGGTCGACCGACTTGCATTCCGTCCACTGTttgtaaaataacaaacgaaGCCAATTTAAAATCTACTCTTCGTAAAGAGTGCGAAAATGAAATGATCGATAGTTATGATATATGCGATATAAATTGTAAAGGAAAAATATCTTATGACTGGACTGATGTAACAAATGATATACTTTCAAATGTTACTAATTCGAAAATTCCGATATGCATGAGACCActacaaaaatatacatacgCTAGGAGCAAATAA
- the LOC126874052 gene encoding uncharacterized protein LOC126874052 isoform X1, with protein sequence MPIAWTDSLTLRLVIFYSKHECLRNPFHPDYKNKRCRYKAYKKIVDSMDVCCLTVYDCIKRITCVKAQYCYELSKISAAISCEKFYRPIANWFPIIHELFFPFIPTYNCTSDCCKICSDKTDTHESYDYEETQEQSTRPVPAEPRALSTDCGCPYETCYCDKSNIAKPRTRLNKAEKPPFFLMEEKGVTTSQTTARDCKYYLHQQKVSQIDVGSNIRSISTEHATQSEISYFKTACTACQVCMENEVPFNLMKKDLKETDISYTDCAPPVKDIKERRKTDEFDMFGKSIAFQLRNISFEIAVKLEKRIQDLIAQERLDHMKLKYLDCCTASSCSECAVLRKEMVCSCGLPIIMIKTDSSCDLDCKQRI encoded by the exons ATGCCAATTGCATGGACCGATAGTCTAACGTTGAGATTAGTAATTTTTTACAGTAAACACGAATGTCTAAGAAATCCTTTTCATCCGGATTATAAGAACAAACGATGTCGTTACAAAGCTTACAAAAAAATTGTGGATTCTATGGATGTTTGTTGTTTAACAGTTTATGATTGTATCAAAAGGATTACCTGTGTAAAGGCCCAATACTGTTATGAGCTGTCTAAAATCAGTGCTGCAATTTCCTGTGAGAAGTTTTATAGACCAATAGCGAACTGGTTTCCAATAATCCATGAACTGTTTTTCCCATTTATACCAACTTACAATTGTACAAGTGATTGCTGCAAG ATATGCAGTGACAAAACAGACACACATGAAAGTTATGACTATGAAGAAACACAGGAGCAGTCGACACGCCCAGTCCCCGCGGAACCGAGAGCATTAAGCACAGACTGTGGTTGTCCATATGAAACTTGTTATTGTGACAAATCGAATATAGCTAAACCTCGTACTCGTCttaa CAAAGCAGAAAAACCACCTTTCTTCCTGATGGAAGAGAAGGGTGTAACTACTTCGCAAACCACAGCAAGAGATTGCAAATATTACTTGCACCAGCAAAAGGTATCTCAAATCGATGTGGGGAGTAATATCAGAAGTATCAGTACTGAGCACGCGACTCAAtctgaaatttcttatttcaaaACTGCATGTACAGCTTGTCAAGTGTGTATGGAAAATGAAGTACCTTTTAACTTGATGAAAAAAGATCTA aAGGAGACAGACATTAGTTACACAGATTGTGCTCCACCAGTGAAAGACattaaagaaagaaggaaaactGACGAGTTTGACATGTTCGGCAAGAGTATTGCGTTTCAGTTGCGAAATATAAGTTTCG AAATTGCTGTTAAATTGGAGAAACGAATACAAGATCTAATTGCACAAGAACGTCTGGATCATATGAAACTGAAATATTTGGATTGCTGTACAGCTTCTAGTTGCAGCGAATGTGCAGTTTTGCGCAAGGAAATGGTTTGCAGCTGCGGCCTTCCGATAATCATGATCAAAACAGATTCTTCCTGCGATCTTGATTGCAAGCAACGAATATAA
- the LOC126874052 gene encoding uncharacterized protein LOC126874052 isoform X2: MPIAWTDSLTLRLVIFYSKHECLRNPFHPDYKNKRCRYKAYKKIVDSMDVCCLTVYDCIKRITCVKAQYCYELSKISAAISCEKFYRPIANWFPIIHELFFPFIPTYNCTSDCCKICSDKTDTHESYDYEETQEQSTRPVPAEPRALSTDCGCPYETCYCDKSNIAKPRTRLNKAEKPPFFLMEEKGVTTSQTTARDCKYYLHQQKVSQIDVGSNIRSISTEHATQSEISYFKTACTACQVCMENEVPFNLMKKDLETDISYTDCAPPVKDIKERRKTDEFDMFGKSIAFQLRNISFEIAVKLEKRIQDLIAQERLDHMKLKYLDCCTASSCSECAVLRKEMVCSCGLPIIMIKTDSSCDLDCKQRI, encoded by the exons ATGCCAATTGCATGGACCGATAGTCTAACGTTGAGATTAGTAATTTTTTACAGTAAACACGAATGTCTAAGAAATCCTTTTCATCCGGATTATAAGAACAAACGATGTCGTTACAAAGCTTACAAAAAAATTGTGGATTCTATGGATGTTTGTTGTTTAACAGTTTATGATTGTATCAAAAGGATTACCTGTGTAAAGGCCCAATACTGTTATGAGCTGTCTAAAATCAGTGCTGCAATTTCCTGTGAGAAGTTTTATAGACCAATAGCGAACTGGTTTCCAATAATCCATGAACTGTTTTTCCCATTTATACCAACTTACAATTGTACAAGTGATTGCTGCAAG ATATGCAGTGACAAAACAGACACACATGAAAGTTATGACTATGAAGAAACACAGGAGCAGTCGACACGCCCAGTCCCCGCGGAACCGAGAGCATTAAGCACAGACTGTGGTTGTCCATATGAAACTTGTTATTGTGACAAATCGAATATAGCTAAACCTCGTACTCGTCttaa CAAAGCAGAAAAACCACCTTTCTTCCTGATGGAAGAGAAGGGTGTAACTACTTCGCAAACCACAGCAAGAGATTGCAAATATTACTTGCACCAGCAAAAGGTATCTCAAATCGATGTGGGGAGTAATATCAGAAGTATCAGTACTGAGCACGCGACTCAAtctgaaatttcttatttcaaaACTGCATGTACAGCTTGTCAAGTGTGTATGGAAAATGAAGTACCTTTTAACTTGATGAAAAAAGATCTA GAGACAGACATTAGTTACACAGATTGTGCTCCACCAGTGAAAGACattaaagaaagaaggaaaactGACGAGTTTGACATGTTCGGCAAGAGTATTGCGTTTCAGTTGCGAAATATAAGTTTCG AAATTGCTGTTAAATTGGAGAAACGAATACAAGATCTAATTGCACAAGAACGTCTGGATCATATGAAACTGAAATATTTGGATTGCTGTACAGCTTCTAGTTGCAGCGAATGTGCAGTTTTGCGCAAGGAAATGGTTTGCAGCTGCGGCCTTCCGATAATCATGATCAAAACAGATTCTTCCTGCGATCTTGATTGCAAGCAACGAATATAA
- the LOC126874052 gene encoding uncharacterized protein LOC126874052 isoform X5 encodes MPIAWTDSLTLRLVIFYSKHECLRNPFHPDYKNKRCRYKAYKKIVDSMDVCCLTVYDCIKRITCVKAQYCYELSKISAAISCEKFYRPIANWFPIIHELFFPFIPTYNCTSDCCKICSDKTDTHESYDYEETQEQSTRPVPAEPRALSTDCGCPYETCYCDKSNIAKPRTRLNKAEKPPFFLMEEKGVTTSQTTARDCKYYLHQQKVSQIDVGSNIRSISTEHATQSEISYFKTACTACQVCMENELQITLNIRNNFQKETDISYTDCAPPVKDIKERRKTDEFDMFGKSIAFQLRNISFEIAVKLEKRIQDLIAQERLDHMKLKYLDCCTASSCSECAVLRKEMVCSCGLPIIMIKTDSSCDLDCKQRI; translated from the exons ATGCCAATTGCATGGACCGATAGTCTAACGTTGAGATTAGTAATTTTTTACAGTAAACACGAATGTCTAAGAAATCCTTTTCATCCGGATTATAAGAACAAACGATGTCGTTACAAAGCTTACAAAAAAATTGTGGATTCTATGGATGTTTGTTGTTTAACAGTTTATGATTGTATCAAAAGGATTACCTGTGTAAAGGCCCAATACTGTTATGAGCTGTCTAAAATCAGTGCTGCAATTTCCTGTGAGAAGTTTTATAGACCAATAGCGAACTGGTTTCCAATAATCCATGAACTGTTTTTCCCATTTATACCAACTTACAATTGTACAAGTGATTGCTGCAAG ATATGCAGTGACAAAACAGACACACATGAAAGTTATGACTATGAAGAAACACAGGAGCAGTCGACACGCCCAGTCCCCGCGGAACCGAGAGCATTAAGCACAGACTGTGGTTGTCCATATGAAACTTGTTATTGTGACAAATCGAATATAGCTAAACCTCGTACTCGTCttaa CAAAGCAGAAAAACCACCTTTCTTCCTGATGGAAGAGAAGGGTGTAACTACTTCGCAAACCACAGCAAGAGATTGCAAATATTACTTGCACCAGCAAAAGGTATCTCAAATCGATGTGGGGAGTAATATCAGAAGTATCAGTACTGAGCACGCGACTCAAtctgaaatttcttatttcaaaACTGCATGTACAGCTTGTCAAGTGTGTATGGAAAATGAA TTACAAATAACattaaatatacgaaataattttcagaAGGAGACAGACATTAGTTACACAGATTGTGCTCCACCAGTGAAAGACattaaagaaagaaggaaaactGACGAGTTTGACATGTTCGGCAAGAGTATTGCGTTTCAGTTGCGAAATATAAGTTTCG AAATTGCTGTTAAATTGGAGAAACGAATACAAGATCTAATTGCACAAGAACGTCTGGATCATATGAAACTGAAATATTTGGATTGCTGTACAGCTTCTAGTTGCAGCGAATGTGCAGTTTTGCGCAAGGAAATGGTTTGCAGCTGCGGCCTTCCGATAATCATGATCAAAACAGATTCTTCCTGCGATCTTGATTGCAAGCAACGAATATAA
- the LOC126874052 gene encoding uncharacterized protein LOC126874052 isoform X3: MPIAWTDSLTLRLVIFYSKHECLRNPFHPDYKNKRCRYKAYKKIVDSMDVCCLTVYDCIKRITCVKAQYCYELSKISAAISCEKFYRPIANWFPIIHELFFPFIPTYNCTSDCCKICSDKTDTHESYDYEETQEQSTRPVPAEPRALSTDCGCPYETCYCDKSNIAKPRTRLNKAEKPPFFLMEEKGVTTSQTTARDCKYYLHQQKVSQIDVGSNIRSISTEHATQSEISYFKTACTACQKETDISYTDCAPPVKDIKERRKTDEFDMFGKSIAFQLRNISFEIAVKLEKRIQDLIAQERLDHMKLKYLDCCTASSCSECAVLRKEMVCSCGLPIIMIKTDSSCDLDCKQRI; this comes from the exons ATGCCAATTGCATGGACCGATAGTCTAACGTTGAGATTAGTAATTTTTTACAGTAAACACGAATGTCTAAGAAATCCTTTTCATCCGGATTATAAGAACAAACGATGTCGTTACAAAGCTTACAAAAAAATTGTGGATTCTATGGATGTTTGTTGTTTAACAGTTTATGATTGTATCAAAAGGATTACCTGTGTAAAGGCCCAATACTGTTATGAGCTGTCTAAAATCAGTGCTGCAATTTCCTGTGAGAAGTTTTATAGACCAATAGCGAACTGGTTTCCAATAATCCATGAACTGTTTTTCCCATTTATACCAACTTACAATTGTACAAGTGATTGCTGCAAG ATATGCAGTGACAAAACAGACACACATGAAAGTTATGACTATGAAGAAACACAGGAGCAGTCGACACGCCCAGTCCCCGCGGAACCGAGAGCATTAAGCACAGACTGTGGTTGTCCATATGAAACTTGTTATTGTGACAAATCGAATATAGCTAAACCTCGTACTCGTCttaa CAAAGCAGAAAAACCACCTTTCTTCCTGATGGAAGAGAAGGGTGTAACTACTTCGCAAACCACAGCAAGAGATTGCAAATATTACTTGCACCAGCAAAAGGTATCTCAAATCGATGTGGGGAGTAATATCAGAAGTATCAGTACTGAGCACGCGACTCAAtctgaaatttcttatttcaaaACTGCATGTACAGCTTGTCAA aAGGAGACAGACATTAGTTACACAGATTGTGCTCCACCAGTGAAAGACattaaagaaagaaggaaaactGACGAGTTTGACATGTTCGGCAAGAGTATTGCGTTTCAGTTGCGAAATATAAGTTTCG AAATTGCTGTTAAATTGGAGAAACGAATACAAGATCTAATTGCACAAGAACGTCTGGATCATATGAAACTGAAATATTTGGATTGCTGTACAGCTTCTAGTTGCAGCGAATGTGCAGTTTTGCGCAAGGAAATGGTTTGCAGCTGCGGCCTTCCGATAATCATGATCAAAACAGATTCTTCCTGCGATCTTGATTGCAAGCAACGAATATAA